CCTAAATTATTGTGTTATTGAATAAAAATCTGTAATAATCTTATTAATGATAAGTTCTTAAATTCAAGTTAAATTCTAGATAGTATTAGTTTAATCATAAGAATCTAAATTCCTTGAATTTAGAATTTATTATTAATTGTTTAGTTAATGAATTTTACTTTAAACACACATCATTTTCTTCTGCATATAATCGCTTTTAAAAAGTAAAATTTAGGGTCCAACTAACAAAGGTTATACTTAAATCTTCAAATACTAGTAAATAATATTTGGTTTATTATTTACCTCAACCTCCAAAGTTAGTTCATAGCATTGCTATGAATTTTCTTTTCTTTTTTTATTTATTTTTAGCATGTTTTATTATTCTATTTTATATTCTATATATCTCTGATTTAATTGTTTTATTTTTTTAATAAATTCTTATACCTTTATCCTTTAGAATTAGCGCTAGATAAATAAAGCTTGCTATAAAAAAGTAGAATAAAACTTGTATGTCTAATATTCCAGTTTCTACTCCTAAAATAGAATAGGTTAAAATTAAGCTGTATAGAACAATATAAAATGAGTCTTTTGTAATTTTAATGATCTTATATCCAGTTCCTAATATAAATCCCAGTAGAGACATTTCTACAACTACACCGATTTTACCAAAATCTACAATCATCTGACCTAATAGTGTAGGAGTTACAGTTACCTCTGTTCTCCAAGCTATTAATTTCCCCACTAACATTCTAGGTCCAAGAGGGCTTCCAGGCATTGAACTTGCTATCATTTTACCTTTTAAAAGCCCAAAGTTTCCAGAGATTTCATTTAATAAGTTTAAAACATGCATTGTAAAGTTTGCTCTAGATTCTAAAGTAGAAAAAGGATTTGTATTTGAACTAATTGCAAGTTCATTTAAAGATCTTAGATAACCAATTCCTATAATTGCTCCAACACCTAATAGTGTAGCTATAATCACTTCCCAAACAGATAATATCCTAGCATAATAAGCAATTATAACCATCATAAGCAAAATAGCAATAATCGGTGTTCTATATTGTAGTGTAAGGACAGTTATAATTCCTATACTTGTTAAAACTAAAAATCTAAATCTTGCTTGGCTGCGACTAATTTCATTATTTTTAAATTGATTTAAATAGTGTGATGCGATTAGGCCAATTCCAGGAATTATTAAAAAAACAGGCATTGTAAGTGCTGGCTTAAGGGAGTATCTTAAAGAGGATTTTAATATTGGCAATCCTCCAACAGATGCAATGCTTATAAATAAAAATATAATTCCAATTAAACTAAGACAAAAACCAATTGAATATATGTCTTTTGTGTTGAATAATGGAATACTATTGTCATTATCTCTGTTTTTACTGTCTTCAGTGTTTTGATTATTTAAAATAAATCTTGGAAATATTATTGATCCAATAAAAAAACTAATAAATGCAATAACTATGGTATTTTGCAAATCTTTTGATATAGGGTCTGTAGCAAGAAGTAAAAAAAGAGTAAATGTAAATAAAACAATAAGAGGTGAAAATAATTCTTCTTTTAATATTTTACTTTTATCTACAAATGATAAAAATTTTTCACTTGGATATAATCTCTTAAAATAGCTATTAATCCATTTATTTTCAATAAATCCAAGTATTTTGAATATGCTTGTAAATAAAAATGAGTTTCTAAGTGTATTTTCTATATTTCTAGTTATTGTGCTAATAATAGAATATATCAAGCTCATATTTTCACTTTATTATTTTAATTAGTTTTTTTTTAAAATATTTATAAAAATTATTGTTTTTAATAATTTTAATGAGTAGTTTTTTTAATGTTTTAAGTTTGTTGTTTTTAATAATTTTAATGAGTAGTTTTTTTTAATGTTTTAAGTTTGTTGTTTTTAATAATTTTAATTAGTTGTTTTAACGATATTTAAAGTATTAAAAGATGATTGAATAGCTACAGAATCATTAGGAGTTGAATTATAAATTCTAATTTGGATTTCACTTGTTTGGCCATTAAAGTCTCCTAATACATTGCTAACTATTTCAAAATCAGTTTTATTAGCTCTATTGATCTCAAGTACCTCCTCTTTACCACTTTTTAAAACAATGCAGGGTTTTTTATTTTTATTTAAAGCATTTAATAATTTCTGATATTTTACACTATCTAAGTTATCTATAGCTAAGGCTGTACTGATTTCATAGTCAGTTCCATTAGGTATTTCGGATATTAAGTCATTAAAATTATTTATTTCTTTTGGTGCAACTAAAAAATCTGTAATATTTGTATAAGTATCACCATTTGTTTCTAAGCTTATTTGATCGATGAATACATCTGCATTTGGCATGTCTTTGTAGAATCCAGCAATTAATTTTTTACCATTATTATCTATTAAAATGTTTACTTTATCATTCTCAGCTTCTCCAAGCCATAGGACTGTACCATTTATCTGAACTTTCTCACCTGTATTTGATTTAGTACCAACTACAGTGCTTGAAACTTTATTTCCATTTTGATAATAATCTAAATAGGTTTCAAGTATTTTATTATGGGTTGATAAATCAAAAGAAGTAGCAGATGCATTTGATGAATCATCATCTGCCATATGGTAAATAGCAAATCCTACTGCACCAATGATGCAGATTATTATTAAAATATCAATAATTGTAATTTTATTTAAAAATTTTGGTTTTTTCATAGTTTTAACCTATATTTGATTTTTATTGAATTATTAGCATTATCAGCACTATCAGTATTATTAGCACCGTTAGCATGTTATTATCCTTAGTATTGGCCTTGTTTTATTCCCATTTTATTACTATTTTATTTCTATTTTATTCTTCTTCGTATATTGCACCTAAAGGACAGATATCTAAGCATATACCACAATCATCGCAACCATCTTTAATTATCATTGCATATCCTTTTTTTTCAATTAATTCTTTTGGACAGATAGGTATACATTTTTCACACACTCCACATTCCTCTAAATCAATTACTATCAATTTATCGCCTCATAAAATATAAAAATAAATTTTATAATTAATTTACTATAATAATATTTTTTATAATAGAGCTATTTTTTTATTATAATAAAATTTTTTATAATAGAACTATTTTAGTTAATTAATACTATTTTAAATTATAATTATTTTTCTTTATATAATTTTGTAATATTTAGCTAAAATTTTATCTTTTTTCTTTGAAGATACTCTTTTTTCTATTTATTTTTAATATTTATTATCGAATTCTCTAGTTATCCACAACCTTTATATATAATAAGGTTCAACATTATATTGTTGTTATTATGCAAGGGTGCCCGAGCGGCCAAAGGGGAAGGACTTAAGATCCTTTGGTGTAGGCCTTCGAGGGTTCAAATCCCTTCCCTTGCACTTAAATTATTATATTTTCGCGTTCTTAAATTTTTAAGAAATAATAACTTTTTTTAGAATTTATTCTATCTTTATTTAATTTTTTGCCTTAGTGGCTCAGCCGGTAGAGCGCCACCTTGGTAAGGTGGAAGTCGGGGGTTCGAATCCCCCCTAAGGCTTTTTTTCTAATTAATTTAAATTAATTAGTTTTTTTTTAATGCAAGATAAGTTGTTTTTTTAATCTAGTCTATTTAAGGTATCATTACTTAAATAGTAATTTTTAAGTTTTTTTTAAATCAAGAGATTATTTTTTCTTTTTTTCATCTAAATCGTAAAATTTTATAATCAATTAATTTAAATATAAGAATAAGTATATTTTATTTAGAGTTTAGAAAAATATAAAGATTTAAAATATAAAATTAATATAAATTTTAATTGTAAATATGCAAATTTATAAATGAAATAATGTGGGTGATACATTGGTTAAACATTTTAATATTATAATGGCAGCACTTATTTCTGGAACTGTAGCATTATTTACCTCTGTTTTAGGAGTTTCAGGTACTGTTATTGGAGCTGTATTAAGTTCATTTCTCTATCAATTACTTTCAGGATATTCAGAAGAAAAATATGATGCAGGTGCTTTGAGAAAACCTAAATTAGCTAATGAAATAGTTTACATATTTCCATTAGTTGTTATAGGAATTATAGAATTAATATTTTTACTATCAGCATTACATTATAGATTTTATATGATTTTTGATATTTTAGAAGCTGCTGTAGCAAATAATTTATTTAGATTGATGGGTATTGGCTTAATCATTTTAGGAGCTTATCCATATTTTGATTCAAATAATATTGATAAACGTAATGGTACCGTTGTTTTATCAATAGGAGTATTGTTACTTTTAAGAGGTTTAATGGACATAACTGATATAACATCAAAGATATTCTATGCATTGTTCTATAGATTTGATTACTTATTCGCTTTATTTGTAGTTATTGCACTGATAGTTGTTATATTAAATATTTTAATATCTTCTGGTAATTTAAAAATACTTGGCTCAGATGGTTTTATTAATAATCATAAACCTAAAACTGGTGCAAGAAAAGTAGATACTTCATTTAATGAGGATGCTTCTTCAGATACTTCATTTAATAAAGATGTTTCTTTAAATGGAGATATGGAACACGATACTCCAAATTATGATGATTATGGTAATTTCTATGATGATTCTAATTATGATGATTCATATATTAATCATAAAAAAAATCCTAAGCAACCTCCAATTTATAAAGAGGAAATTATTCTTGTAAACAATCCAGATGATCCTAATAATCCAATTAAAAAAAGAATTTTAAAAAGAGTTAAACAAGATAATGATTATAATGATCATGGGGATTATGATGATATGTATATTGTTGATGAGATAGATTAATTTTCTTAATTTTACTAATTTTTTTATTTTTTTAATATTATTTGGTGGTTTTTCTTAATTTTACTAATTTTTTTATTTTTTTAATATTATTTGGTGGTTTTTCTTAATTTTACTAATTTTTTTATTTTTTTAATATTATTAGATTGATTTTCTTAATTTTATCAATTTTTTAATATTTTATTTAATTAGACCGTCTCCATGTGTTTCCACATTTAGCACATCTGATAAAATAAGTTGGAGCTTCATCAGCAGATCTTGTTTGAACAGTCCACCAGTAACCCTTTGTTCCTCCACATTTGTAACAAGTAATTTCTTTTGTTGGCAGAGCAAGATCATTGTTATCAGTTACAATAACTTCTATTTCTTTTTTTCGCTCCCCTTCAAACTTATATTCCTTTGATATATCTTCATCAGATATTTCTTCATCATATCCGCAGATACATTCAATTTTATTGTTTTTAGGTATTAGAACTTTACCACAGCTAGGACAAAATCTCATAATATTCACTCCAAACTAATGATTTAATAATTATTTTTGATGATTTTTTTATCACTTTATAATCATTTTATTTGATGATTTTTTTTATCGCTTTATTAGTATTTTATTCGATATTTTTTTACTATTTTATTAATCAATTTATCATTATTTATAATGATTTATTTTATTTTTTTTAAATAGAAAATTTTAAAATTCTTATTTATTTTAGAATATTTTTTTAAAATTTTAAAATTCTTATTTATTTTAGAATATTTTTTTTAAAAAATTTATGAATAACTCTAAATAATTTTATAAAAATTTTTACTAGATTCTTTATAAACTTTATATGATATAAATTTTTAGATTTTTTATACTTTTGACTAAAGCTATAGACTTAATTTAATTAATAATGTCTTATAATATCTTATAATATCTTATAATATCTTATAATATATGTTTTTTATTATGAATGTTTTCTTAATATTTTCTTCAAAAGAAGTTTTTAACTAATTCTTTAGCCTATTTTATTAGCCTGAAATTTTTAAAAAACTCAGTTTTTTCATTTTGTAAAATAAATAAATCTATAATTTTAAATAGGCTAATTTCATCAACAATAAAAAATTATAAAAATTATAAGAATCTTATAATAATTTGTAATAATTTATCATGATAAATCAACATGTTTATATATAATGTACATTAAATTAATAATATGAAAGAATGGAGGAAATATCAATGATTGAAATTCGCTTTCACGGACGTGGAGGACAAGGTGCTGTAACTGCAGCAGAAATTTTAGCTAAAGCAGCATTTAAAGATGGTAAATACTCTCAAGCCTTCCCATTCTTCGGTGTAGAAAGAAGAGGGGCTCCTGTTATGGCATTTACTAGAATTGATGCAGAACCTATCAATTTAAGATATCAGGTATATAATCCTGATTATGTGGTAGTTCTTGATGATGGTCTTTTAAGTGTTGCTGATGTTTATTTTGGATTGAAGGAAAATGGTGAAGTTATTATAAATACTCATGAAGAAGTTAAATCTGAAAACCATACAGTTTTTGATATCGATGCTACAGGTATTGCATTAGAATATCTAGGTGTAAATATTGTTAATACTATTATTTTAGGATACTTTGCTAAAAGGACTGGTGAAGTAAGTATTGAATCACTTCTTGAAGTAATTAAAGAAACTTTCCCAGGTCCAATAGGAGAAAAAAATGCAGCAGCAGCTCAGAAAGCTTATGACATTGCTTAATTTAACTGTTGAATAAAATTTACATATTTAATTTATAAAAAAGGTGATTAAATGGTTTCTATGGGATGTGCAATTAGTGAACCTGGAAGTAGTCGTAAAAATAAAACAGGTGGTTGGAGAACTTTTAAACCAATCCTTGATAAAGATGCTTGTGTAGATTGTGATAACTGTATCATGTTCTGTCCAGAAGGATGTATAAACAAGGACCATGATATTGATTATGATTATTGTAAAGGTTGCGGTATTTGCAATGTAGAATGCCCAGTTCAAGCTATTAAAATGGAAATAGAATAGATTGATTAATGATTGATAAACTAATAATTAGCTTATTGGTTAATAATGATTTAGTTTTCGATAATAATAATTAATTATTCTTCTGGTAATAATAATTAATTATTCTTAAGCTGATAATTGGATAGAGAATATCTATCATTTAATAAAATAAGATAAGTGGAGAAAATTTTATGGCAAAAGAAATTATGACAACAAATAGAGCAGTTGCTGAAGCTGTAAAGTTAGCTAAACCAAAAGTTGTTCCTGTTTACCCTATTACTCCTCAAACTACTATATCTGAATATCTTGCACAGTTTGTTGCAGATGGTGATTTAGATGCAGAGTATATTAGAGTAGAATCTGAACACAGTGCGATTAGTGCTACTTTAGGAGCATCTGAGGCAGGGGTAAGAGTGTTTACTGCTACTTCATCTCAAGGATTGATGTTAATGCATGAAATATTATTTGCAGCTGCAGGTATGAGAGCTCCAATAGTAATGGCAAATGCAAATAGGGCAATTTCTGCTCCATTGAATATTTGGAATGATCAACAAGATTCCATCGCACAAAGGGATGCGGGATGGATTCAAATTTATGTAGAAAATGCACAGGAAGCATTTGATACCATTCTTCAATCATACAAGATTGCTGAAAATGAAGAAGTTATGTTACCTGTTATGGTATGTTTAGATGGATTTATTTTAACTCATACTGTTGAACCAGTGGATTTACTAGATCAAAAAGATGTAGATACCTTCTTAGGACCATATGTTCCTAAATTTGCATATTTAGACCCTGAAAGACCAATGTCTTTAGGTAACTTTGCAGATCCTGGATATTATACCGAAGCAAGATATGACATGCAAGTAGCTATGGATAAATCTATGGATTTAATTAAGGAAGTAGGT
Above is a genomic segment from Methanobrevibacter olleyae containing:
- a CDS encoding oligosaccharide repeat unit polymerase family protein, translated to MSLIYSIISTITRNIENTLRNSFLFTSIFKILGFIENKWINSYFKRLYPSEKFLSFVDKSKILKEELFSPLIVLFTFTLFLLLATDPISKDLQNTIVIAFISFFIGSIIFPRFILNNQNTEDSKNRDNDNSIPLFNTKDIYSIGFCLSLIGIIFLFISIASVGGLPILKSSLRYSLKPALTMPVFLIIPGIGLIASHYLNQFKNNEISRSQARFRFLVLTSIGIITVLTLQYRTPIIAILLMMVIIAYYARILSVWEVIIATLLGVGAIIGIGYLRSLNELAISSNTNPFSTLESRANFTMHVLNLLNEISGNFGLLKGKMIASSMPGSPLGPRMLVGKLIAWRTEVTVTPTLLGQMIVDFGKIGVVVEMSLLGFILGTGYKIIKITKDSFYIVLYSLILTYSILGVETGILDIQVLFYFFIASFIYLALILKDKGIRIY
- a CDS encoding 4Fe-4S binding protein, with the protein product MIVIDLEECGVCEKCIPICPKELIEKKGYAMIIKDGCDDCGICLDICPLGAIYEEE
- a CDS encoding transcription factor S → MRFCPSCGKVLIPKNNKIECICGYDEEISDEDISKEYKFEGERKKEIEVIVTDNNDLALPTKEITCYKCGGTKGYWWTVQTRSADEAPTYFIRCAKCGNTWRRSN
- the porC gene encoding pyruvate synthase subunit PorC, whose product is MIEIRFHGRGGQGAVTAAEILAKAAFKDGKYSQAFPFFGVERRGAPVMAFTRIDAEPINLRYQVYNPDYVVVLDDGLLSVADVYFGLKENGEVIINTHEEVKSENHTVFDIDATGIALEYLGVNIVNTIILGYFAKRTGEVSIESLLEVIKETFPGPIGEKNAAAAQKAYDIA
- the porD gene encoding pyruvate synthase subunit PorD yields the protein MVSMGCAISEPGSSRKNKTGGWRTFKPILDKDACVDCDNCIMFCPEGCINKDHDIDYDYCKGCGICNVECPVQAIKMEIE
- the porA gene encoding pyruvate synthase subunit PorA translates to MAKEIMTTNRAVAEAVKLAKPKVVPVYPITPQTTISEYLAQFVADGDLDAEYIRVESEHSAISATLGASEAGVRVFTATSSQGLMLMHEILFAAAGMRAPIVMANANRAISAPLNIWNDQQDSIAQRDAGWIQIYVENAQEAFDTILQSYKIAENEEVMLPVMVCLDGFILTHTVEPVDLLDQKDVDTFLGPYVPKFAYLDPERPMSLGNFADPGYYTEARYDMQVAMDKSMDLIKEVGAEFGEKFGRDYGLVEPYLCEDAEIIIIAMGSMCSTVRHVVDELRAKGEKVGLLKVRSYRPFPFEEIDEIVKNADKLAVLDKNFSFGIGGALFADLKTKCHKEAYGFILGLGGRDVIPEYIEEAVELTKNPVKEVTWLGLKEDE